From Palaemon carinicauda isolate YSFRI2023 chromosome 41, ASM3689809v2, whole genome shotgun sequence:
ttggccaacctactactgacataactattattatcatcaaaagccAAAGCACAATCTTATCTAAAATTCAAGAAGGGGAAGGAATTGTCTCTTTTACATTACGTATGtacgtattgtatgtatgtatgtcttcaaACGCACAATATTGgtcattaattgattaattaatccttaacacacatacacacatatatacaaatatatatatatatatatatatatatatatatatatatatatatatatatatatatatatatatattatatatatacacatatatatatatatatatatatatatatatatatatatatatatatatatatatatatatatatatatacacacacatatatatatatatatatatatatatatatatatatatatatatatatatatatatatatacacacacatataatatatatatataatatatatatatatatatatatatatatatatatatatatatacatgtgcgtgtgtgtgtgcctatatagccacgaatatatatatatatatatatatatatatatatatatatatatatatatatatatatatatacacacacacatatatataatatatgtatatatatatatatatatatatatatatatatatatatatatatatatatatatatatatatatatgtgtgtgtgtgtgtgtgtgtgtgtgtgtctatatagacACGAATGGAAACATTAAAACTTTCgttgtattagtgcacatacaaACTCGTACATATGTATGAAATGTATGCatataagcacacgcacacacacaaatatatatatatatatatatatatatatatatatatatatatatatatatgtgtgtgtgtgtgtgtgtgtgtgtgtgtgtgtgtgcgcgtgtgcttatatacatacatttcacaatcttacattttaattatattggattaaaaggttctgaagacttttcagtcccctggaaccaattttgaagtcaccAACTCCAACACCAGATCTCCGGGAAATTTTTCCTCCTTTCAAGACTGAAGACGGTGTTACCtcaagatatgataataataataataataataataataataataataataataataataataataataataataataataataataataagctaagaaGACGTCTGaaagctgtatattattattattattattattattattattattattattattattattattattattattatttctcaagttaacaccgtcttccgtcGGGAAAGGAGGACAAAAATTCCCGGAGATCTGTTGTAGTTGGAGTCGGTGACGACAAAAATGTCTCCAGGAGACTGACaagtcttcagaatcctttttagactcttattcattttttttcaaaccaatgctgatacgaacctctAGATAGGTATGTATAGTTATGGCATTTAATAAAGCATTCGGTGTGTGACTGAATAAGATCGGAAAATTTGTTAGAGGACAATACAACTGGCCTCAAAAAGCAGCTTCAGTTATTCAAGAACAGAACGCTGcatgcgaggatatgacgttaaatcttcaaGGACAGCTGCGAACTTTCCAGGAGTCCTccgtcttcaaatggttttcgtcaCTTCTCCAAGAGGCGCCGCGTTTTGGAGACtgtcgtgcagtcgcctctcaggatgaaTTCCTCCTTGGGTGGGTGCAGCACTGCCCTTGGATTGGGGACgtttggaaagcccgtgaggaactacgtgcATATAAAGTTGGATTACGTcaaatggaggcagaagctttgagattcaccgaccagttgaaatcaagatAGTTCGTAGGCAAACTTCTCCCCGAATTCGACATCAGAGCAAGGGAGGAAATCTTTTCTCATGGTAACAGGACAATTTACATTTgtttggctgctgctggcgccGCCATATTCGGTTTAATAATGTTTGCTACGAGAAGGACGGTGGAAAATCTTGAGGACGAAAAAAGCAAGTTAcaaggacaactaaatgaattgagaatAGTAGTAGAAGAAATTAATACAAAAAAGGAGATGCAAGAAAAACTGAACGCTCAGAGACtgagtatcaaaagctgaaaattgactgcactgaaaaagaccttcagatgaaggaagaggaaaagaaacaagcaattcttaaaatggaaatggaggaaattaaaaaaattaataaaatccttaatgagaaaatagaaaaacttgaAAACGTCTGCGTCCAAAAGGATCTTTGGATGAAGATAAAAGGAAATTTACTGGAAATTCTAAAAGCTGATAACGAAGTTCAAAAACAGAAAACGGACCAAATAAACcaattgaaaagtaaaataaatgaattggAGAGAGCGACAGGAGCAAGAAAGACTGAAAGAACAATtgagaaaagaaataaacaaactaaaagccgaGAAACAGGTGGAAGAAAAGATGAAAGCTGAGAAGACGTCTGATCATCAAGAAAGGGAAAATGAGTCCGCGAAAAAACGACATTCAAGAGAACGAACAGCCGAAGAATGAAGACACTAAGAAAGAGAGTaagaaggaaacggaaaataaagaggaagataagCAGAAAAATGTAGCCTCCGGAAACCTTCTTGACATGGATATCATATTGGATTGTTGCCAAGAGATTGAGAAATATCGTCAAAAATGCAGTAGAGCCTACGTGCTACGagggaagcaccttctcaaacttggccttttcgacgctgccagGAATGACTTTGAAACTGCGAGAACGGTAGAGGGATTTGAGGAATGTTCGAAATTCATAGAAGATGCTAAGGCGCAAAGGAAGAAATGGGTAAACCAAACCCATTATGAGATTTTGGGTGTAAGTCAGACGGCCACTACGAAAGAATATTTAAAAGGCTTCAGAGTCTTGGCCATGAAGTATCATCCGGACAGACACGGGGGTGAACCCAAATTCATACAGGATGGATTCGAGTGGAGGTTTAAAAGAGTGAATTATGCTAAAACTGTTCTGACGGATGAAAAACTCAGAAAGTCATACGATGTGTGGATTCGACCAAAGTCAGGACAGAAGGACCAATGGCATCGACGGCCAAAGCGAGTGTTTAAGGATATGTACAACTGTTTTGGCAGAGTTTTCGTATGTCAATAAATAATTCTTCCTGAATTATAAAAATGTCAATAAATAATTCTTCCTGAATTATAAAAAAGAGatagaaaatctcaaaaaaaatataaaaataaaaaatcccccccaaaatgtaaaaacataaaagcccataaaattataaaatctttaaaaatgcaaaaaaaaaaatgaaaaattaaaaaaaaaaaaaaaaaaaacatgggaaaaatattcttagaataagtTTCTTTAGAGTTTTGATgaaagtattagttttagtttacatTTGTAAGCAAACAAGTTTTTATGTAAGAGCCATTAGAaagatcaagtagatggactatgagaGGAGAAAAAAATGGCCATTTTAATTAGGAGAAAATAtactttgatgcagatggtacaagctctacatcattGGGTACACAGtggccttagttggaaggatcaagtggatggacaatgaaaaatggagagaaaggggatttttttttaagaggaaatatccaggaagtgcttaagggatgcttggcttaactacccggCTTGAAGGACGTGAAATAACCTAGAGGACTTCCTCTACAGAGAGGAAAACCttgtctttttctagtatgctatgttccctgatgtggtcgtacaagggcttcgtcaggagaacaaacggtcagatatctagatTTATTCTTTTGGATCCTAACCCTCGGGTGGCTCTgatagaataatctagaagactggctatgcagaaggggggggggggtaggcaaggttcttctagtatgtagTCAAGTCCATATAGGGGATCCAAAGAAATCAGGCTGGGGGAAAAAGCTGACTCCTTTGAGGAGAAGccgcagcagaaaaaaaaaaaaaaaaaaaaaaaaaaaactagaaaaaactcagaaaaaaaataagagtagcAAGActcgagaggaaatatcctttgatgaagtacaacctgcatcattggatgaagtaaggactcaattgggaggatcacctggctggACAAAGAAAGATTAAAACGAAAGGGATTTGCAGAGGGGGGAGGaggcaaggttcttctagtatgtagTCTAGTCTTTATAGGGGATCCAAAGAAATCAGGCTCGGGGAAAAAGCTGACTCCTTTGAGGAGAAGCcgcagcagcaaaaaaaagaaaataaataaataaaacaaataaataaaaaactaaaatatccaaaaaaaatataaaaactagaaaaaaactcagaaaaaaattaagagaagcAAGAAacgagaggaaatatcctttgatgaagtacaaggctgcatcattggatgaaataaggactcaattgggaggatcacctggctggACAAAGAAAGATTAAAacgaaagggatttttttttctttttttttttttggaggaaatatcctttgatgcagaagcaCAAGCCTTAGTTGGAAGGATGAAGTGGATGGACTATGTAAAATGGAGAGAAAGGGCAttattttaagaggaaatatccaggAAGTGCTTAAGGGATGCTTGGCTCAACTACCCGGCTTGAAGGACGTGAAATAACCTAGAGGACTTCCTCTACAGAGGGGAAAACCttgtctttttctagtatgctatgttccctgatgtggtcgtacaagggcttcgtcaggagaacaaacggtcagatatctagatctattcttttggatcctAACCCTCGGGTGGCTCTgatagaataatctagaagactggctatgcagaagggggggtggggggtggggggtaggcaaggttcttctagtatgtagTCAAGTCCATATAGGGGATCCAAAGAAATCAGGCTGGGGGAAAAAGCTGACTCCtttgaggagaagcagcagcagcaaaaaaaaaaaaaaaaaaataaattaaataaataatcaaaatatccccaaaaatataaaaactagaaaaaactcagaaaaaaattaagagaCGCAGGacttgagaggaaatatcctttgatgaagaagtataagcctgcatcattagatgaagtacggactcaattgggaggatcaactggttggactaaggaagattgagagaaaaaggaattattattattattattattattattattattattattattattattattattattattattattattattattatttttttttttttttttttttttttttgaggaaatatcctttgatgcagaagtacaagcctgcagcattgaataaagtacggactcaattgggaggatcaactggttggactaaggaagatagagaGGAAAAagaatttttctattcattttttttttatttgaggaaatatcctttggtgcagaagtacaagcctgcattattggataaagtacggactcaattgagaggatcaactggttggactaaggaagatggagagaaaaaggaacttcccttttttctcttctacttttgaggagggaatatcctttgctgtagaagtacaaggctgcattattggagaaagtacgaactcaattgggaggatcaactggttggactaaggaagatggagagaaaaaggaacttcccttttttctcttcttttttcttttgaggaggaaatatcctttgatgcagaagtacaagtctgcatcattggataaagtacggactctatTGGGAGGATCAGCTGGTTGGACGAGAGAGAAAGGaagagaccaagtagttttttttggcttgtcatcatatcatcatcataatcatagtaataatcatcttcatcttcatcatcatcatcataataataatcaccatcatcataataataatcatcatcataataataatcataattcattatcatcataataatcgttattgtcatcattatcatagtcatcatcataataatcctcatcgtaatgatcatcatcataataatcatgatcaccatcatcatcatcataataataataataataataataataataataataataataataataataataaacatgatcaTAATAACCATTATTCTATCATCATCATGaacaaaataatcatcatcatccttataataataataacaataataataatcatcatcatcatcatcatcattatcataatcatcattatcaacataataatcctcatcatcatcataataataataataataataagaagaagaagaagaagaagaagaagaagaagaagaagaagaggaaagaggaaagagcAGGGCGAAGAGGAGCGCTCTGAGCCGggtttaataatgatgaaagtgataaagccGCCCTTTGAAAGACggaagactataggagttggggaaaacaacaacatttaagaagaaaaaaagaactttgttcaaTACTCGATGTTGTCACAAGCTAAgatggaaaattaataaataaaatataaaatatacatagctTTATGAACTTAAGTCAAAATAAATCAAGTACAAACTTTAATTCATCACTTCTATCTCTTGATAATTTCCTGGATTGATCTATATCTGGAATTCAAAATTCTGGGCTTTGCtgtcattattttcttatattaatatatacattttattgtgTGGAAGACACTTTTGTGAATCCCTTAAAAATATTTGGTTCTCTTTTGGTATGCAATTCTATTAAAGACTTGATCTCAGAAactattcttttgctttggtatgccatcTCAATATATTTAATGAgtgtaaaaaaaattagaatatctaatggttcttgcttcactcaaaaaagataaaaacttcaacCTCTGTATGTACTGCCAGACGGTAATTTTGAGCAATGATTGATTataatttcttagataattattcctgtatgtttacatatacatactcatatatatacctgtatatatataatatatactatgtatagcatataatacaatttatatatatatatatatgatatacaaacatataaatatatatatatatatatatatatatatatatatatatacatatatatatatatatatatatatatatatatatatatatatgtatatatatatatatatatatatatatatatatatatatatatatttatatatatatattcttctttgtctgcatcctttgcCACTtatatgtggggtcaatgtttctgaccagcgttctccatctacctctgtcccacacttcatcaccggttaatccctttgatcaaaggtcatccttgatacagtccatccaccttcgctttggtctccctctccttctcgttccttgtacctccatatccatcactctcctcccaatatactgttcatctcgtctcatatatatatatatatatatatatatatatatatatatatatatatatatatatatatatatatatatatatatatacacacacatatacaattctACTTGACTCGAGGGGTAATCGTTCAGAGGCTTTGCATGTGAAAAAATCAAAACATCATGCTCTGTATGtagtggcaagcggtaatgttgagctgcgcactctaacatcaatgattgattaatatttcttagataattattcccgatatatatatttttagaaaatctaatgattCTTGCTTCGCCATGATGCACGAgtttgagatcacataccaaaacagcaccaaatattttcatgtgattaacaacaacaacaacaacaacaacaacaataataataataataataataataataataataataataataataataataataataataataatgttcttatacAGCGCTtacaatttctttttcatatattttgtaattCCTATTACAAGTAGTAACACCAGTGAGGCATCATGCTTTTCTTTACTCGCTTGGAATCTGGTCATTACTGAAGAAATGAGGAATTAGCGAGTCATTCTCTCTATAGACCAGTTAGCTGGAAAGTTTCATCTTCAATAAAACGCCTCATGTGTGTATGTAGTATGTAGGGGTAGAGGTACCAATAAGTACTCATCAGTCCAATATGTACGCACTGGCATTTAAAAATGTCTGCACAGAAGAAACACCCGTTTAATATTCAATTTTTGTCTTATACTAATCCTTTAccattattctatatataaacaAGTTTCTAGGATCtgtccttcatattatatatatatatatatatatatatatatatatatatatatatatatatatatatatatgtgtgtgtgtgtgtgtgtgtgtgtgtgtgtatgaatatttatca
This genomic window contains:
- the LOC137632227 gene encoding dnaJ homolog subfamily C member 7-like; translation: MSPRKNDIQENEQPKNEDTKKESKKETENKEEDKQKNVASGNLLDMDIILDCCQEIEKYRQKCSRAYVLRGKHLLKLGLFDAARNDFETARTVEGFEECSKFIEDAKAQRKKWVNQTHYEILGVSQTATTKEYLKGFRVLAMKYHPDRHGGEPKFIQDGFEWRFKRVNYAKTVLTDEKLRKSYDVWIRPKSGQKDQWHRRPKRVFKDMYNCFGRVFVCQ